Sequence from the Geitlerinema sp. PCC 9228 genome:
AATGGGGCTAAAGCCCCACGAGGCGCTTTTCCTCCCCGCGCTAAAGCGACGGGGATTCCAAGCTACCGAAAGTTTTACTTGAGTTTCTTCAGGGGAACCTCCGGCGTGGGGTTCCTGAAGTGCCACCCAGTTCTGGAAGGCGAACCGCACCATACCAATCGCAAGACCATTTCCCCAGTTATCTCTTATGCGATTATCAATTTTAGTAGTCGATGACGATCTGGCTACCCGTCTGGCGATTAGCGATTACTTAGAGGCGTTGGGGTATGCGGCGATCGCTGCCAATAACGGTCAAGAAGCGCTTTCTTTACTGGTGCAGTACCAACCTCAACTCATTGTAGCGGATATTTTGATGCCGGAGATGGATGGGTACGAATTGGTGCGCCGCGTTCGCCAAAAACCGGAGTTCCGCTTGCTACCGGTGATTTTTCTGTCGGCACGTACCAAAACGGAAGAACGCATTCGCGGTTACGAGTTGGGATGCGATATTTATTTGCCCAAACCTTTCGATTTGGAAGAGTTAGGGGTGGTGGTGCGTAGTTTGTTGGAACGCTATACGCTGATGTCGCAGGCTTCTCAAATGGCTCATTTAGAAGAGGGACATTCCCCTTCTACTACTCATGTGGCTACTGGTCAATCTCATGAATCCGAGTCTGGAGAAGGTTCCCAACGGGAAGCTATCTCCCCTTCCCAATCGGTAAATGGTTCTTTGGAAAATGGTTGCCACCTCAGCGATCGCGAACGTCAGGTCCTCGCTTTGTTGGTGGAAGGACTCTCCAATCCCCAAATTGGCGATCGCTTGTATTTAAGTCCCCGCACCATTGAAAAATACGTCAGCAGCTTGCTCCGCAAAACCAATACCAGCAAGCGTGCCGAGTTGGTGCGTTTTGCCCTTCAGCAACATTTAATCGATTGATGGGAAAAAATTGACAAGGAGAAGATTCTGGGAGATAATTATATCTATATGAAATGAGTACAAAATTCCATAATTTGATTTCGGTGCACGGGGAAAGAAAAAATTTTTCTCTCTGCCCGAGGCGGGGAAACTATTTTTCTAAGGACGTTTCGCTCAAACATCCAAGCATGACAATTATAAAAATTATTTTTTCGCAGCTTAGATGTTTGGGATAAAGGCGTCCAAAAAACCTCCCCTTTTTTATGGCGAAATGAAATCACCCTATGTCCACTCTTATTATCCGCCAACTGGGGTTTTTTGTCAACCCCCAAACCATTTTCATATCCATAGAGATTTAGATAGAATTGCCCAAACCTTCCAGGGGAGAGGAAGCCAAAACCGGTTCCGTGGCCATCAGATAATCGAGCAAGCCATTGCTAGCATCCCAAAGCAAGTCAATTACCAAATCAAAGCCATCGGGGCCGCCGTAATAGGGGTCGGGAACTTCGCGCCGGGAGCGATCGCGGCAAAAATCGCACATCATGCGAATCTTCCCTCGATATTCACCGCGGCGGTCTAAAGAAAGCAAAAATTCGTAATTTTCCCGATCCATAGCCACAATCAGGTCGAACGCCTGCAGGTCTGCCTCACCAACAGGACGTGCTTTTCCCGATATGGGAATTCCCCGGCGGTTAGCAGCGAAGACCATGCGGGGGTCGGGAGATTTTCCCGTGTGGTAGTCGAGCACCCCAGCGGAGTCACAAAAAATGCGATCGCTGAGTTGGCGTTCCCGCAGCAGGTAGTTGGTAATATTCTCTGCCGCCGGCGATCGGCAAATATTGCCCAAGCAAACAAATAAAATCCCGTAGGGATTGGTAGTAGGGGTAGGTTGAACCAGAGAATTTGACATGATGAGATAGGGAAGACAGACAGATCGTATTAAACTAGAAAATTAGTATAGATGGAGACAGTAGCGAAGAACCGCCCCAGGATCTAAAATCCTATTTAAGCATAATAGCAACGATTTCGTTTCATCTGGTGCCAAATTGGGCGCTTTCCTTCTACGCTAGAACCAGCGATGCAATCAAAACTCCTTGTCAGATGCCAGATTTACCTTTTGTAACGCTGCTAACGGATTTTGGCGATCGCGATCCTTACGTAGGGGTCATGAAAGGGGTAATGGCGCAAATTTGCCCCCAGCTGCATTTCATCGACCTAACCCACGAAATTCCCCCGCAGAATTTAGCGGCAGCCAGATTTTCTTTAGCCAATGCCTTTCCTTATTTTCCTCCCCACACCATCCACCTCGCCGTGGTTGACCCGGGAGTAGGAAGCAACCGCCGTTCGGTTGCCATCGAACTGGAAAACGGCTATTTAATTGGACCAGATAATGGGATTTTGGGAGGCGTTTTTTCCCAATATCCCATTGTGACAGCTGTGGAACTGAACAATCCCGATTATTGGCGAACCGCATCCCCCAGCCATACATTCCACGGTCGGGATATTTTTTCGCCGGCAGCCGCTTACCTCGCCAATGGGGTTCCGATGGGGGAATTGGGAACCGCCATCGACCCCCATACGTTGGTGGATCTGGATTTACCGGAGTGCGAAGCCAACGACAGCGGCTATCTCGGATCGGTGCAATATTGCGATCGCTTTGGCAATTTGGTAACCAACATCCCTGGCAGTTATGTAGCGGGGAAAAGCTGGCATGCGGTGATTGCCAACCGACATTTAGCCAGCCATCAAAAATACAACGACGTGGCTGTTGGGGAACTGCTGGCGTTGGTTGGCAGCCACGGCTGGGTAGAAATTGCCGCCAATCAAGGCAGTGCAGCAGCACAGTTGCCCCAGTCTTGGGGAGCTGAGGTACAAATTATTTTATCGGCAACAGGTTAGGCAACTACAAGTGTATGCAGACAGGACAATTTTGTAGCTTTTTCATGGGAAAATGGACCGAGACACCATCGCGTATGCCATGGCAACGTCCAAAAGGTTACAAAAAATGTTTGACAAAAAAGTGATTTTGTGGTATAGAAAGGCTTCTTAACTGCTGGCACCCAGCTTGAGGCTATTTCTATAAAATAATGCCAGAAATTACTTTCTAAAACTTCCTGCTTTAACAGGGCGTGGGGGCAACGCGATCGCTGTATTGAGAAAATGATGTCAGAGCAAATCGTACCGCGAAGACCCAAGAAATTTCGCCACCTAAAACCTGTAGTTTGCTTCAGTCTCTTCTATGTCAAATGTGATTTGTATGTATCGAATTTCCTATGAGAAGCCAAAATAACACTCTAAAAATCGGACTTTAATACTATCACGATTTTTGGGAGAAGCATCAGAAATTTGGCGATCGCGCCATCGAGCCAAATCAAGAACAAATACATTAACAAACATCCCGTTTTGTAGAAAAATCCTGGAAAGTTGATTCAGAAAAATTTCAACTGTTGCTCCCATCGCGATCGCGATTTCCATCCTTGATAGCAGCAACTTTTCAACAGCCATTCATCCTTCGTTTTTTTGTAGCTTTTTTTGTAGCCTACGGCTAGGGTTCTTACCCATCAGCGAAGGGATAGGTCATCAACTTGGTTGCTACGAACTCCGGAAATATCGTAGTAGCAACCGCAGTTGGCTTGTAGGATAGAAAAACCTGCCAACCAGCATCTGTGCGGCAAACATAAAAACATCATAAAAATCAACTCCGCGTCATTGCTTAGAGAAATCGGCTATTTAGCGGATGTAGCTAAGGGGAACTACCGAATATAGTCAAAATTGAAGCTTGTATTTATCTCCTATGTTGCGTTTAACTCGCTACTTCTCCATCACCAGCTCGATCGCCTTTGCGATGGCGACAATTTTTTTGGGAAGCTTCTATCGCAAACAAGCATTTGAGGGATTGATTGACCTAGGAGAAAGCAAAAACGTGGCTTTAACCAAAAGTTTTGCCAACTCCGTGTTTGCAGACTTCCAACCATTTTTAGAATCCACCGAAAAATTAAGCGATGCCGAAATTGCCAAACATCCCGAAACCCAAAGACTGCAACAAACCATCGAAAAAATGATGGCAGACACTGCCGTGATGAAAATCAAAATCGTAACGCCAGACGGCAGAGTCGTTTTTTCCAGCCAAGCTGCAGAAATTGGGGAAGATAAAAGCCAAGATGGTGGATTTTTAGCAGCCAAACTCGGTCGCGTGGAAAGCGAACTCGACAGCCGCGACGAATTCCAAGCCTTTCGCCATACCCTGCGCGATCGCAGTTTGATTTCCACCTACATTCCCATTTACAATACCAACGGACCGGGAAATCAACTAGAAAACCTAGAAGGGGTTTTTGAACTGTATAGCGATGTTACCCCCTTCGTCAGCCAACTGGAAAAAACCCAAACGCGCATTTTGGGGGGAGCGTTGGTCATTTTAACGTTTCTCTATATTATTCTTTTATACATTATCAAACGCGCCGATCGCATTTTACACCGTCAGGAAAAAGCCAGGGAACAAGCGGAACGAGAACTGCAAGCTTCCGAATTAGCAGCCAGAAACCAAGCCATCGAACTGGAAAACACCCTGCGGGAACTGCAAGAAACCCAAGCCAAACTGGTACAGCAAGAAAAAATGTCCAGCTTGGGACAATTGGTAGCAGGAATTGCCCACGAAATCAACAACCCCGTTAATTTCATCTCGGGAAATATTACCTGCGCGCAAGAATACATCCAAGACTTGGTACATATTCTTGCTTTATATCGCCAGGAACTTTCCCAACCCAGCCAAGACCTAGAAGCAGCCATCGAACATGCCGAGTTGGAATTTTTGCTAGAAGACCTACCCAACCTCCTCAATTCCATGCAAATCGGTAGCAAACGCATTCAAGATATTGTGATCTCGTTACGAACCTTTTCGCGGTTGGATGAGTCGGAAACCAAAGAAGCAGATATTCACGAATGCATCGATAGCACGTTAATGATTTTACAGCATCGGTTAAAAGGCAAACCCCACCATCGGGAAATTCAAATTATCAAACAATACGATAAAATTTCTCCCATCGACTGCTATCCCTCTCAGCTAAATCAAGTCTTTATGAACCTACTTGCCAATGCCATCGATGCCGTGGAAGATAGCAAATGCCAGCATACCGCCGACAACCCGCCGCAAATTACCATTCAAACGGAATTATTGGATAGCGATCGCATTGGCATCCGCATCCGCGACAATGGAGTAGGCATTCCCGAAAGCATCCACACCAAAGTGTTCGATCCCTTTTTCACCACCAAACCCGTCGGCAAAGGCACCGGTTTGGGATTGTCTATTTCCTATAAAATTATTGTAGAAAAGCACAACGGTACGATGGTTTGCCAATCCCAACCCAACCAGGGAACAGAATTTACCATCGAACTTCCCCGCCGCCTGTGTGAAGATACCAACGTCACCAAACTGCAAGTTCCATCAACCCCAGCCAAACAGCAGCCATCTTCGCCGGTAACGGTTCTCCCTTCAAAGCCAGAAATGCCATCTGCCTACCCGGCGGTTTAAAATACAAAATATCAGGCGGAACCAAACTGAGGGGTAACGAAACAAAATATGCAGTCTGTTCAAGAAGAACCAAAAGTTTATCAAGGTCAATTTGGCGAATATACCATTACAGATGAAGACCGTCGGGAAGTGTGGGTTTACCGCTTTAGCCTGACCGTTGCTGCTGTCTGCGTGGTGGCGGCAACGGGGTTGGTTGCTTGGCAGGGGGAAGCCGCCGTTGCTTGGCTAACACCGATATACAGTATTTTTTGTTTGGCTTTGGGAGTTAGCTTGTTGACCATTCATATTTATATGGCGATTCTCCATCGGGTTTTGCAGGTCTTTTGGGGAGT
This genomic interval carries:
- a CDS encoding ATP-binding protein, which translates into the protein MLRLTRYFSITSSIAFAMATIFLGSFYRKQAFEGLIDLGESKNVALTKSFANSVFADFQPFLESTEKLSDAEIAKHPETQRLQQTIEKMMADTAVMKIKIVTPDGRVVFSSQAAEIGEDKSQDGGFLAAKLGRVESELDSRDEFQAFRHTLRDRSLISTYIPIYNTNGPGNQLENLEGVFELYSDVTPFVSQLEKTQTRILGGALVILTFLYIILLYIIKRADRILHRQEKAREQAERELQASELAARNQAIELENTLRELQETQAKLVQQEKMSSLGQLVAGIAHEINNPVNFISGNITCAQEYIQDLVHILALYRQELSQPSQDLEAAIEHAELEFLLEDLPNLLNSMQIGSKRIQDIVISLRTFSRLDESETKEADIHECIDSTLMILQHRLKGKPHHREIQIIKQYDKISPIDCYPSQLNQVFMNLLANAIDAVEDSKCQHTADNPPQITIQTELLDSDRIGIRIRDNGVGIPESIHTKVFDPFFTTKPVGKGTGLGLSISYKIIVEKHNGTMVCQSQPNQGTEFTIELPRRLCEDTNVTKLQVPSTPAKQQPSSPVTVLPSKPEMPSAYPAV
- a CDS encoding low molecular weight protein-tyrosine-phosphatase, which codes for MSNSLVQPTPTTNPYGILFVCLGNICRSPAAENITNYLLRERQLSDRIFCDSAGVLDYHTGKSPDPRMVFAANRRGIPISGKARPVGEADLQAFDLIVAMDRENYEFLLSLDRRGEYRGKIRMMCDFCRDRSRREVPDPYYGGPDGFDLVIDLLWDASNGLLDYLMATEPVLASSPLEGLGNSI
- a CDS encoding SAM-dependent chlorinase/fluorinase encodes the protein MPDLPFVTLLTDFGDRDPYVGVMKGVMAQICPQLHFIDLTHEIPPQNLAAARFSLANAFPYFPPHTIHLAVVDPGVGSNRRSVAIELENGYLIGPDNGILGGVFSQYPIVTAVELNNPDYWRTASPSHTFHGRDIFSPAAAYLANGVPMGELGTAIDPHTLVDLDLPECEANDSGYLGSVQYCDRFGNLVTNIPGSYVAGKSWHAVIANRHLASHQKYNDVAVGELLALVGSHGWVEIAANQGSAAAQLPQSWGAEVQIILSATG
- a CDS encoding DNA-binding response regulator, producing the protein MRLSILVVDDDLATRLAISDYLEALGYAAIAANNGQEALSLLVQYQPQLIVADILMPEMDGYELVRRVRQKPEFRLLPVIFLSARTKTEERIRGYELGCDIYLPKPFDLEELGVVVRSLLERYTLMSQASQMAHLEEGHSPSTTHVATGQSHESESGEGSQREAISPSQSVNGSLENGCHLSDRERQVLALLVEGLSNPQIGDRLYLSPRTIEKYVSSLLRKTNTSKRAELVRFALQQHLID